Proteins from a genomic interval of Danio rerio strain Tuebingen ecotype United States chromosome 4, GRCz12tu, whole genome shotgun sequence:
- the pimr169 gene encoding uncharacterized protein pimr169 isoform X4, translating to MQFDHSPCVLLKYTPNMPENHLHLSDEPHVEVGKIGRKEKKRSFWKWPVLRRKTGKYDLVQAAKKYQYEAEVYQKVSCQPIETPVGPEEVPEVRNVKKGFWKWPVFRRKTGKFNLVQATKNYHEAMLEQKVSSRPIETPVGPDEVAKARKEKKGFWKWPDFLYKTRTYDLVQATKDYHEAMLNQKVSSQPIETPIGPDEVPEASKEEKDVWKSSRASASEDHVPAAEQLEEDDTENDTILRHYEMGDKLGKGGFGSVYKATRRRDGLEVAVKCTVKSPKMKEMTVPGYDKPLPTEIALTIMANNGPYVPEIIQLLDWEDNDAHYIIIMERPIPCMDLLHFLRHKDGPLDEKTGRHIMRQAIHAVSVCFDRGVFHRDIKLENLLVNPDTLEVKLIDFGCGAIVKKSGYKVFCECCQMICGCLQPNPDERLALQEMHLHNWFKVME from the exons ATGCAGTTTGATCACAGTCCCTGTGTACTACTCAAGTACACCCCCAACATGCCGGAGAACCATCTTCATCTTTCTGATGAGCCGCATGTTGAGGTTGGAAAGATAGGGAGAAAGGAGAAAAAGAGAAGCTTCTGGAAGTGGCCAGTTCTTCGTCGCAAAACTGGAAAATACGACCTTGTCCAGGCTGCGAAGAAATACCAGTATGAGGCTGAGGTATATCAGAAAGTTTCTTGTCAGCCCATTGAAACACCTGTTGGGCCTGAAGAGGTTCCAGAagtaagaaatgtaaaaaaaggcTTCTGGAAGTGGCCAGTCTTCCGTCGCAAAACTGGAAAATTCAACCTGGTCCAGGCCACGAAGAACTACCATGAAGCCATGTTAGAGCAAAAAGTTTCTAGTCGGCCCATTGAAACACCCGTTGGGCCTGATGAGGTTGCTAAAGCGAGAAAGGAGAAAAAGGGCTTCTGGAAGTGGCCAGACTTCCTTTACAAAACTAGAACATACGACCTTGTCCAGGCCACGAAAGACTACCATGAAGCCAtgttaaatcaaaaagtttctAGTCAGCCCATTGAAACACCCATTGGGCCTGATGAGGTTCCTGAAGCGAGTAAAGAAGAAAAGGACGTCTGGAAGTCTAGTAGAG CTTCTGCTTCAGAAGACCATGTCCCTGCTGCTGAGCAGCTAGAGGAGGACGACACAGAAAATG ACACCATTTTAAGGCATTATGAAATGGGTGACAAGCTGGGCAAAGGTGGATTCGGCTCTGTCTACAAAGCCACACGCCGCAGGGATGGACTTGAG GTTGCTGTGAAATGTACTGTCAAGTCACCGAAGATGAAGGAAATGACAGTG CCTGGTTATGACAAACCCCTCCCTACAGAAATTGCCCTGACAATCATGGCCAACAATGGTCCCTACGTCCCCGAGATAATCCAACTCCTAGACTGGGAGGACAACGATGCCCACTACATTATAATCATGGAGCGACCCATACCTTGTATGGACTTGCTTCACTTCTTACGCCACAAGGATGGACCTCTTGATGAGAAGACGGGACGCCATATAATGCGGCAGGCCATTCATGCTGTGAGCGTTTGCTTTGATCGCGGTGTCTTCCATCGGGACATAAAGCTTGAAAACCTCCTGGTGAATCCAGACACTTTGGAGGTAAAGCTAATAGACTTCGGCTGTGGTGCGATCGTAAAGAAATCTGGCTACAAAGTCTTCTGTG AATGCTGCCAGATGATCTGCGGTTGTCTACAGCCAAACCCAGATGAGAGACTCGCTCTGCAGGAGATGCATCTCCATAACTGGTTTAAG GTCATGGAGTAA
- the pimr214 gene encoding serine/threonine-protein kinase pim-2-like isoform X2 → MQFDHSPCVLLKYTPNMPENHLHLSDEPHVEVGEIGRKEKKRSFWKWPVLRRKTGKYDLVQAAKKYQYEAEVYQKVSCQPIETPVGPEEVPEVRKVKKGFWKWPVFRRKTRTSDPVQGTKDYHEAMLEQKVSSQPIVTPVGPDEVPEASKEEKDVWKSSRASASEDHVPAAEQLEEDDTENETILRYYEMGDKLGKGGFGSVYKATRRRDRLEVAVKCTVKSPKMKELTVPGYDKPLPTEIALTIMANNGPYVPEIIQLLDWEDNDGHYIIIMERPIPCMDLLGFLRHKNGPLDEKTGRHIMRQAIHAVSVCFDRGVFHRDIKLENLLVNPDTLEVKLIDFGCGAIVKKSGYKVFCGTRTYFPPEYELHGRYHAQPATVWSLGIVLFAMMCGALPTVSDHSLIRDYLWSSPGLSIECCQMICGCLQPNPDERLALQEMHLHNWFKVME, encoded by the exons ATGCAGTTTGATCACAGTCCCTGTGTACTACTCAAGTACACCCCCAACATGCCGGAGAACCATCTTCATCTTTCTGATGAGCCGCATGTTGAGGTTGGAGAGATAGGGAGAAAGGAGAAAAAGAGAAGCTTCTGGAAGTGGCCAGTTCTTCGTCGCAAAACTGGAAAATACGACCTTGTCCAGGCTGCGAAGAAATACCAGTATGAGGCTGAGGTATATCAGAAAGTTTCTTGTCAGCCCATTGAAACACCTGTTGGGCCTGAAGAGGTTCCAGAAGTGAGAAAGGTAAAGAAAGGCTTCTGGAAGTGGCCAGTCTTCCGTCGCAAAACTAGAACATCCGACCCCGTCCAGGGCACGAAGGACTACCATGAAGCCATGTTAGAGCAAAAAGTTTCTAGTCAGCCCATTGTAACACCCGTTGGGCCTGATGAGGTTCCTGAAGCCAGTAAAGAAGAAAAGGACGTCTGGAAGTCTAGTAGAG CTTCTGCTTCAGAAGACCATGTCCCTGCTGCTGAGCAGCTAGAGGAGGACGACACAGAAAATG aaaccattttaaggtattACGAAATGGGTGACAAGCTGGGCAAAGGTGGATTCGGCTCTGTCTACAAAGCCACACGCCGCAGGGATAGACTTGAG GTTGCTGTGAAATGTACTGTCAAGTCACCGAAGATGAAGGAACTCACAGTG CCTGGTTATGACAAACCCCTCCCTACAGAAATTGCCCTGACAATCATGGCCAACAATGGTCCCTACGTCCCCGAGATAATCCAACTCCTAGACTGGGAGGACAATGATGGCCACTACATTATAATCATGGAGCGACCCATACCTTGTATGGACTTGCTTGGCTTCTTACGCCACAAGAATGGACCTCTTGATGAGAAGACGGGACGCCATATAATGCGGCAGGCCATTCATGCTGTGAGCGTTTGCTTTGATCGCGGTGTCTTCCATCGGGACATAAAGCTTGAAAACCTCCTGGTGAATCCAGACACTTTGGAGGTAAAGCTAATAGACTTCGGCTGTGGTGCGATCGTAAAGAAATCAGGCTACAAAGTCTTCTGTG GAACAAGAACATATTTCCCTCCGGAGTACGAATTGCATGGCAGGTACCATGCACAGCCGGCGACTGTTTGGTCTCTAGGGATCGTCCTGTTCGCAATGATGTGTGGGGCTTTACCCACTGTCTCCGACCACTCCTTGATCAGGGACTATCTTTGGTCTAGCCCTGGCCTGTCAATAG AATGCTGCCAGATGATCTGCGGTTGTCTACAGCCAAACCCAGATGAGAGACTCGCTCTGCAGGAGATGCATCTCCATAACTGGTTTAAG GTCATGGAGTAA
- the pimr169 gene encoding serine/threonine-protein kinase pim-2 isoform X3: MQFDHSPCVLLKYTPNMPENHLHLSDEPHVEVGKIGRKEKKRSFWKWPVLRRKTGKYDLVQAAKKYQYEAEVYQKVSCQPIETPVGPEEVAKARKEKKGFWKWPDFLYKTRTYDLVQATKDYHEAMLNQKVSSQPIETPIGPDEVPEASKEEKDVWKSSRASASEDHVPAAEQLEEDDTENDTILRHYEMGDKLGKGGFGSVYKATRRRDGLEVAVKCTVKSPKMKEMTVPGYDKPLPTEIALTIMANNGPYVPEIIQLLDWEDNDAHYIIIMERPIPCMDLLHFLRHKDGPLDEKTGRHIMRQAIHAVSVCFDRGVFHRDIKLENLLVNPDTLEVKLIDFGCGAIVKKSGYKVFCGTRTYFPPEYELHGRYHAQPATVWSLGIVLFALMCGALPTVSDHSLIRDYLWSSPGLSIECCQMICGCLQPNPDERLALQEMHLHNWFKVME; the protein is encoded by the exons ATGCAGTTTGATCACAGTCCCTGTGTACTACTCAAGTACACCCCCAACATGCCGGAGAACCATCTTCATCTTTCTGATGAGCCGCATGTTGAGGTTGGAAAGATAGGGAGAAAGGAGAAAAAGAGAAGCTTCTGGAAGTGGCCAGTTCTTCGTCGCAAAACTGGAAAATACGACCTTGTCCAGGCTGCGAAGAAATACCAGTATGAGGCTGAGGTATATCAGAAAGTTTCTTGTCAGCCCATTGAAACACCTGTTGGGCCTGAAGAG GTTGCTAAAGCGAGAAAGGAGAAAAAGGGCTTCTGGAAGTGGCCAGACTTCCTTTACAAAACTAGAACATACGACCTTGTCCAGGCCACGAAAGACTACCATGAAGCCAtgttaaatcaaaaagtttctAGTCAGCCCATTGAAACACCCATTGGGCCTGATGAGGTTCCTGAAGCGAGTAAAGAAGAAAAGGACGTCTGGAAGTCTAGTAGAG CTTCTGCTTCAGAAGACCATGTCCCTGCTGCTGAGCAGCTAGAGGAGGACGACACAGAAAATG ACACCATTTTAAGGCATTATGAAATGGGTGACAAGCTGGGCAAAGGTGGATTCGGCTCTGTCTACAAAGCCACACGCCGCAGGGATGGACTTGAG GTTGCTGTGAAATGTACTGTCAAGTCACCGAAGATGAAGGAAATGACAGTG CCTGGTTATGACAAACCCCTCCCTACAGAAATTGCCCTGACAATCATGGCCAACAATGGTCCCTACGTCCCCGAGATAATCCAACTCCTAGACTGGGAGGACAACGATGCCCACTACATTATAATCATGGAGCGACCCATACCTTGTATGGACTTGCTTCACTTCTTACGCCACAAGGATGGACCTCTTGATGAGAAGACGGGACGCCATATAATGCGGCAGGCCATTCATGCTGTGAGCGTTTGCTTTGATCGCGGTGTCTTCCATCGGGACATAAAGCTTGAAAACCTCCTGGTGAATCCAGACACTTTGGAGGTAAAGCTAATAGACTTCGGCTGTGGTGCGATCGTAAAGAAATCTGGCTACAAAGTCTTCTGTG GAACAAGAACATATTTCCCTCCGGAGTACGAATTGCATGGCAGGTACCATGCACAGCCAGCGACTGTTTGGTCTCTAGGGATCGTCCTGTTCGCATTGATGTGTGGGGCTTTACCCACTGTCTCCGACCACTCCTTGATCAGGGACTATCTTTGGTCTAGCCCTGGCCTGTCAATAG AATGCTGCCAGATGATCTGCGGTTGTCTACAGCCAAACCCAGATGAGAGACTCGCTCTGCAGGAGATGCATCTCCATAACTGGTTTAAG GTCATGGAGTAA
- the pimr169 gene encoding serine/threonine-protein kinase pim-2 isoform X2 has protein sequence MQFDHSPCVLLKYTPNMPENHLHLSDEPHVEVGKIGRKEKKRSFWKWPVLRRKTGKYDLVQAAKKYQYEAEVYQKVSCQPIETPVGPEEVPEVRNVKKGFWKWPVFRRKTGKFNLVQATKNYHEAMLEQKVSSRPIETPVGPDEVAKARKEKKGFWKWPDFLYKTRTYDLVQATKDYHEAMLNQKVSSQPIETPIGPDEVPEASKEEKDVWKSSRASASEDHVPAAEQLEEDDTENDTILRHYEMGDKLGKGGFGSVYKATRRRDGLEVAVKCTVKSPKMKEMTVPGYDKPLPTEIALTIMANNGPYVPEIIQLLDWEDNDAHYIIIMERPIPCMDLLHFLRHKDGPLDEKTGRHIMRQAIHAVSVCFDRGVFHRDIKLENLLVNPDTLEVKLIDFGCGAIVKKSGYKVFCGTRTYFPPEYELHGRYHAQPATVWSLGIVLFALMCGALPTVSDHSLIRDYLWSSPGLSIECCQMICGCLQPNPDERLALQEMHLHNWFKV, from the exons ATGCAGTTTGATCACAGTCCCTGTGTACTACTCAAGTACACCCCCAACATGCCGGAGAACCATCTTCATCTTTCTGATGAGCCGCATGTTGAGGTTGGAAAGATAGGGAGAAAGGAGAAAAAGAGAAGCTTCTGGAAGTGGCCAGTTCTTCGTCGCAAAACTGGAAAATACGACCTTGTCCAGGCTGCGAAGAAATACCAGTATGAGGCTGAGGTATATCAGAAAGTTTCTTGTCAGCCCATTGAAACACCTGTTGGGCCTGAAGAGGTTCCAGAagtaagaaatgtaaaaaaaggcTTCTGGAAGTGGCCAGTCTTCCGTCGCAAAACTGGAAAATTCAACCTGGTCCAGGCCACGAAGAACTACCATGAAGCCATGTTAGAGCAAAAAGTTTCTAGTCGGCCCATTGAAACACCCGTTGGGCCTGATGAGGTTGCTAAAGCGAGAAAGGAGAAAAAGGGCTTCTGGAAGTGGCCAGACTTCCTTTACAAAACTAGAACATACGACCTTGTCCAGGCCACGAAAGACTACCATGAAGCCAtgttaaatcaaaaagtttctAGTCAGCCCATTGAAACACCCATTGGGCCTGATGAGGTTCCTGAAGCGAGTAAAGAAGAAAAGGACGTCTGGAAGTCTAGTAGAG CTTCTGCTTCAGAAGACCATGTCCCTGCTGCTGAGCAGCTAGAGGAGGACGACACAGAAAATG ACACCATTTTAAGGCATTATGAAATGGGTGACAAGCTGGGCAAAGGTGGATTCGGCTCTGTCTACAAAGCCACACGCCGCAGGGATGGACTTGAG GTTGCTGTGAAATGTACTGTCAAGTCACCGAAGATGAAGGAAATGACAGTG CCTGGTTATGACAAACCCCTCCCTACAGAAATTGCCCTGACAATCATGGCCAACAATGGTCCCTACGTCCCCGAGATAATCCAACTCCTAGACTGGGAGGACAACGATGCCCACTACATTATAATCATGGAGCGACCCATACCTTGTATGGACTTGCTTCACTTCTTACGCCACAAGGATGGACCTCTTGATGAGAAGACGGGACGCCATATAATGCGGCAGGCCATTCATGCTGTGAGCGTTTGCTTTGATCGCGGTGTCTTCCATCGGGACATAAAGCTTGAAAACCTCCTGGTGAATCCAGACACTTTGGAGGTAAAGCTAATAGACTTCGGCTGTGGTGCGATCGTAAAGAAATCTGGCTACAAAGTCTTCTGTG GAACAAGAACATATTTCCCTCCGGAGTACGAATTGCATGGCAGGTACCATGCACAGCCAGCGACTGTTTGGTCTCTAGGGATCGTCCTGTTCGCATTGATGTGTGGGGCTTTACCCACTGTCTCCGACCACTCCTTGATCAGGGACTATCTTTGGTCTAGCCCTGGCCTGTCAATAG AATGCTGCCAGATGATCTGCGGTTGTCTACAGCCAAACCCAGATGAGAGACTCGCTCTGCAGGAGATGCATCTCCATAACTGGTTTAAGGTATGA
- the pimr214 gene encoding serine/threonine-protein kinase pim-2-like isoform X1, whose translation MQFDHSPCVLLKYTPNMPENHLHLSDEPHVEVGEIGRKEKKRSFWKWPVLRRKTGKYDLVQAAKKYQYEAEVYQKVSCQPIETPVGPEEVPEVRKVKKGFWKWPVFRRKTRTSDPVQGTKDYHEAMLEQKVSSQPIVTPVGPDEVPEASKEEKDVWKSSRASASEDHVPAAEQLEEDDTENETILRYYEMGDKLGKGGFGSVYKATRRRDRLEVAVKCTVKSPKMKELTVPGYDKPLPTEIALTIMANNGPYVPEIIQLLDWEDNDGHYIIIMERPIPCMDLLGFLRHKNGPLDEKTGRHIMRQAIHAVSVCFDRGVFHRDIKLENLLVNPDTLEVKLIDFGCGAIVKKSGYKVFCGTRTYFPPEYELHGRYHAQPATVWSLGIVLFAMMCGALPTVSDHSLIRDYLWSSPGLSIECCQMICGCLQPNPDERLALQEMHLHNWFKV comes from the exons ATGCAGTTTGATCACAGTCCCTGTGTACTACTCAAGTACACCCCCAACATGCCGGAGAACCATCTTCATCTTTCTGATGAGCCGCATGTTGAGGTTGGAGAGATAGGGAGAAAGGAGAAAAAGAGAAGCTTCTGGAAGTGGCCAGTTCTTCGTCGCAAAACTGGAAAATACGACCTTGTCCAGGCTGCGAAGAAATACCAGTATGAGGCTGAGGTATATCAGAAAGTTTCTTGTCAGCCCATTGAAACACCTGTTGGGCCTGAAGAGGTTCCAGAAGTGAGAAAGGTAAAGAAAGGCTTCTGGAAGTGGCCAGTCTTCCGTCGCAAAACTAGAACATCCGACCCCGTCCAGGGCACGAAGGACTACCATGAAGCCATGTTAGAGCAAAAAGTTTCTAGTCAGCCCATTGTAACACCCGTTGGGCCTGATGAGGTTCCTGAAGCCAGTAAAGAAGAAAAGGACGTCTGGAAGTCTAGTAGAG CTTCTGCTTCAGAAGACCATGTCCCTGCTGCTGAGCAGCTAGAGGAGGACGACACAGAAAATG aaaccattttaaggtattACGAAATGGGTGACAAGCTGGGCAAAGGTGGATTCGGCTCTGTCTACAAAGCCACACGCCGCAGGGATAGACTTGAG GTTGCTGTGAAATGTACTGTCAAGTCACCGAAGATGAAGGAACTCACAGTG CCTGGTTATGACAAACCCCTCCCTACAGAAATTGCCCTGACAATCATGGCCAACAATGGTCCCTACGTCCCCGAGATAATCCAACTCCTAGACTGGGAGGACAATGATGGCCACTACATTATAATCATGGAGCGACCCATACCTTGTATGGACTTGCTTGGCTTCTTACGCCACAAGAATGGACCTCTTGATGAGAAGACGGGACGCCATATAATGCGGCAGGCCATTCATGCTGTGAGCGTTTGCTTTGATCGCGGTGTCTTCCATCGGGACATAAAGCTTGAAAACCTCCTGGTGAATCCAGACACTTTGGAGGTAAAGCTAATAGACTTCGGCTGTGGTGCGATCGTAAAGAAATCAGGCTACAAAGTCTTCTGTG GAACAAGAACATATTTCCCTCCGGAGTACGAATTGCATGGCAGGTACCATGCACAGCCGGCGACTGTTTGGTCTCTAGGGATCGTCCTGTTCGCAATGATGTGTGGGGCTTTACCCACTGTCTCCGACCACTCCTTGATCAGGGACTATCTTTGGTCTAGCCCTGGCCTGTCAATAG AATGCTGCCAGATGATCTGCGGTTGTCTACAGCCAAACCCAGATGAGAGACTCGCTCTGCAGGAGATGCATCTCCATAACTGGTTTAAGGTATGA
- the pimr169 gene encoding serine/threonine-protein kinase pim-2 isoform X1 encodes MQFDHSPCVLLKYTPNMPENHLHLSDEPHVEVGKIGRKEKKRSFWKWPVLRRKTGKYDLVQAAKKYQYEAEVYQKVSCQPIETPVGPEEVPEVRNVKKGFWKWPVFRRKTGKFNLVQATKNYHEAMLEQKVSSRPIETPVGPDEVAKARKEKKGFWKWPDFLYKTRTYDLVQATKDYHEAMLNQKVSSQPIETPIGPDEVPEASKEEKDVWKSSRASASEDHVPAAEQLEEDDTENDTILRHYEMGDKLGKGGFGSVYKATRRRDGLEVAVKCTVKSPKMKEMTVPGYDKPLPTEIALTIMANNGPYVPEIIQLLDWEDNDAHYIIIMERPIPCMDLLHFLRHKDGPLDEKTGRHIMRQAIHAVSVCFDRGVFHRDIKLENLLVNPDTLEVKLIDFGCGAIVKKSGYKVFCGTRTYFPPEYELHGRYHAQPATVWSLGIVLFALMCGALPTVSDHSLIRDYLWSSPGLSIECCQMICGCLQPNPDERLALQEMHLHNWFKVME; translated from the exons ATGCAGTTTGATCACAGTCCCTGTGTACTACTCAAGTACACCCCCAACATGCCGGAGAACCATCTTCATCTTTCTGATGAGCCGCATGTTGAGGTTGGAAAGATAGGGAGAAAGGAGAAAAAGAGAAGCTTCTGGAAGTGGCCAGTTCTTCGTCGCAAAACTGGAAAATACGACCTTGTCCAGGCTGCGAAGAAATACCAGTATGAGGCTGAGGTATATCAGAAAGTTTCTTGTCAGCCCATTGAAACACCTGTTGGGCCTGAAGAGGTTCCAGAagtaagaaatgtaaaaaaaggcTTCTGGAAGTGGCCAGTCTTCCGTCGCAAAACTGGAAAATTCAACCTGGTCCAGGCCACGAAGAACTACCATGAAGCCATGTTAGAGCAAAAAGTTTCTAGTCGGCCCATTGAAACACCCGTTGGGCCTGATGAGGTTGCTAAAGCGAGAAAGGAGAAAAAGGGCTTCTGGAAGTGGCCAGACTTCCTTTACAAAACTAGAACATACGACCTTGTCCAGGCCACGAAAGACTACCATGAAGCCAtgttaaatcaaaaagtttctAGTCAGCCCATTGAAACACCCATTGGGCCTGATGAGGTTCCTGAAGCGAGTAAAGAAGAAAAGGACGTCTGGAAGTCTAGTAGAG CTTCTGCTTCAGAAGACCATGTCCCTGCTGCTGAGCAGCTAGAGGAGGACGACACAGAAAATG ACACCATTTTAAGGCATTATGAAATGGGTGACAAGCTGGGCAAAGGTGGATTCGGCTCTGTCTACAAAGCCACACGCCGCAGGGATGGACTTGAG GTTGCTGTGAAATGTACTGTCAAGTCACCGAAGATGAAGGAAATGACAGTG CCTGGTTATGACAAACCCCTCCCTACAGAAATTGCCCTGACAATCATGGCCAACAATGGTCCCTACGTCCCCGAGATAATCCAACTCCTAGACTGGGAGGACAACGATGCCCACTACATTATAATCATGGAGCGACCCATACCTTGTATGGACTTGCTTCACTTCTTACGCCACAAGGATGGACCTCTTGATGAGAAGACGGGACGCCATATAATGCGGCAGGCCATTCATGCTGTGAGCGTTTGCTTTGATCGCGGTGTCTTCCATCGGGACATAAAGCTTGAAAACCTCCTGGTGAATCCAGACACTTTGGAGGTAAAGCTAATAGACTTCGGCTGTGGTGCGATCGTAAAGAAATCTGGCTACAAAGTCTTCTGTG GAACAAGAACATATTTCCCTCCGGAGTACGAATTGCATGGCAGGTACCATGCACAGCCAGCGACTGTTTGGTCTCTAGGGATCGTCCTGTTCGCATTGATGTGTGGGGCTTTACCCACTGTCTCCGACCACTCCTTGATCAGGGACTATCTTTGGTCTAGCCCTGGCCTGTCAATAG AATGCTGCCAGATGATCTGCGGTTGTCTACAGCCAAACCCAGATGAGAGACTCGCTCTGCAGGAGATGCATCTCCATAACTGGTTTAAG GTCATGGAGTAA
- the rergla gene encoding ras-related and estrogen-regulated growth inhibitor-like protein (The RefSeq protein has 1 substitution compared to this genomic sequence) produces the protein MNDIKVAVLGSEGVGKSALIVRFLTRRFIGEYASSSECIYRKRMSIDARQLNLELHDPCSQPCDGKSTLNEQIHWADGFVVVYDISDRSSFLTAKAIVHLIRELHLGATKRDSDSVIFLVGNKQDLCHMREVDREEGQKLASESRCQFYELSAAEHYQEVLLMFSKIVRNASLGSKAKERRRRPSGSKSMAKLINNVFGKRRKSV, from the exons ATGAATGACATTAAAGTTGCAGTTCTGGGATCCGAGGGTGTCGGAAAATCAG CACTTATTGTGAGATTTCTAACCAGGCGCTTCATTGGTGAATATGCATCATCATCAG AGTGCATTTACAGAAAGCGCATGTCCATTGATGCAAGACAGCTTAATCTAGAACTGCATGACCCCTGTTCTCAG CCATGCGATGGAAAGTCGACTCTTAATGAGCAGATCCACTGGGCCGATGGCTTTGTGGTTGTTTATGACATCAGCGATCGTTCCTCCTTCCTCACGGCCAAAGCTATCGTTCACCTGATCCGTGAGCTTCACCTGGGAGCCACTAAAAG GGATTCAGACTCTGTGATTTTCCTGGTGGGCAATAAGCAAGACTTGTGCCACATGCGTGAGGTGGACAGGGAAGAGGGCCAGAAGCTGGCATCTGAGGGCCGCTGTCAGTTTTACGAGCTCTCCGCTGCCGAACATTACCAGGAAGTGCTGCTCATGTTCTCAAAGATTGTGCGCAATGCCAGTCTGGGAAGCAAAGCCAAGGAGCGCCGCCGTCGACCCAGCGGCTCAAAATCCATGGCCAAACTCATCAACAACGTCTTCGGAAAACGACGGAAATCTGTTTGA
- the pimr169 gene encoding uncharacterized protein pimr169 isoform X5: MQFDHSPCVLLKYTPNMPENHLHLSDEPHVEVGKIGRKEKKRSFWKWPVLRRKTGKYDLVQAAKKYQYEAEVYQKVSCQPIETPVGPEEVAKARKEKKGFWKWPDFLYKTRTYDLVQATKDYHEAMLNQKVSSQPIETPIGPDEVPEASKEEKDVWKSSRASASEDHVPAAEQLEEDDTENDTILRHYEMGDKLGKGGFGSVYKATRRRDGLEVAVKCTVKSPKMKEMTVPGYDKPLPTEIALTIMANNGPYVPEIIQLLDWEDNDAHYIIIMERPIPCMDLLHFLRHKDGPLDEKTGRHIMRQAIHAVSVCFDRGVFHRDIKLENLLVNPDTLEVKLIDFGCGAIVKKSGYKVFCECCQMICGCLQPNPDERLALQEMHLHNWFKVME, from the exons ATGCAGTTTGATCACAGTCCCTGTGTACTACTCAAGTACACCCCCAACATGCCGGAGAACCATCTTCATCTTTCTGATGAGCCGCATGTTGAGGTTGGAAAGATAGGGAGAAAGGAGAAAAAGAGAAGCTTCTGGAAGTGGCCAGTTCTTCGTCGCAAAACTGGAAAATACGACCTTGTCCAGGCTGCGAAGAAATACCAGTATGAGGCTGAGGTATATCAGAAAGTTTCTTGTCAGCCCATTGAAACACCTGTTGGGCCTGAAGAG GTTGCTAAAGCGAGAAAGGAGAAAAAGGGCTTCTGGAAGTGGCCAGACTTCCTTTACAAAACTAGAACATACGACCTTGTCCAGGCCACGAAAGACTACCATGAAGCCAtgttaaatcaaaaagtttctAGTCAGCCCATTGAAACACCCATTGGGCCTGATGAGGTTCCTGAAGCGAGTAAAGAAGAAAAGGACGTCTGGAAGTCTAGTAGAG CTTCTGCTTCAGAAGACCATGTCCCTGCTGCTGAGCAGCTAGAGGAGGACGACACAGAAAATG ACACCATTTTAAGGCATTATGAAATGGGTGACAAGCTGGGCAAAGGTGGATTCGGCTCTGTCTACAAAGCCACACGCCGCAGGGATGGACTTGAG GTTGCTGTGAAATGTACTGTCAAGTCACCGAAGATGAAGGAAATGACAGTG CCTGGTTATGACAAACCCCTCCCTACAGAAATTGCCCTGACAATCATGGCCAACAATGGTCCCTACGTCCCCGAGATAATCCAACTCCTAGACTGGGAGGACAACGATGCCCACTACATTATAATCATGGAGCGACCCATACCTTGTATGGACTTGCTTCACTTCTTACGCCACAAGGATGGACCTCTTGATGAGAAGACGGGACGCCATATAATGCGGCAGGCCATTCATGCTGTGAGCGTTTGCTTTGATCGCGGTGTCTTCCATCGGGACATAAAGCTTGAAAACCTCCTGGTGAATCCAGACACTTTGGAGGTAAAGCTAATAGACTTCGGCTGTGGTGCGATCGTAAAGAAATCTGGCTACAAAGTCTTCTGTG AATGCTGCCAGATGATCTGCGGTTGTCTACAGCCAAACCCAGATGAGAGACTCGCTCTGCAGGAGATGCATCTCCATAACTGGTTTAAG GTCATGGAGTAA